The DNA region CCAGCGTGAGCCCGCGTGCCACGCCCAACATGGCCAGCGTGGCCACGAAGGGAGGAATGCCGCCCCCCACGACCATGAGCCCGTTCACGGCGCCCAGGGCCGCGCCGATACCCAGGGCCGTCAGGATGCCCGGGTAGGTGCCCCATCCCTGCCTCACCGCCAGCCCGGCCGCCAGCGCCCCGCATAGCGCCATCACCGAGCCGACCGAGAGGTCGATGCCGGCGGTGAGCAGCGTGTACGTCATCCCGATGGCCACGATGGCCAGGATGGACGTCTGGAGGGCGATGTTCAGCAGGTTGGATGACGTCAGGAAGCGATCGGACAACGTGGCGAAGAACCCGATCATGAGCAGCAGGACCAGGAGCACCGTTCCCTGGCGTAGCAATGGGCGCAGTCGCTTGAGCACCGTCCTACCCTCCCGTCGCCGCGCGCATGATCGCGTCCTGGGTGGCCTCCGCCCGGGGAAGCTCCGCCGTGATCCGCCCCTCGTGCATCACCAGGATCCGATCGCTGACGCCCAGGATCTCCGGTAGCTCAGAGGAGATCATGAGGAGGCCGACGCCCTCCTGCGCCAGCTGTCCCATCAGGGCGTGGATCTCCGCTTTGGCTCCCACATCAATGCCCCGGGTGGGCTCGTCCAGGATCAAAATCTTCGGCTCCAAAGTGAGCCAGCGGGCGATCACCACCTTCTGTTGATTCCCGCCGCTCAGGTTGCGCACTCGCTGCATCAATCCCGGCGTCCGGATGTCCAGCCGTTCCACGTAGGTCTGGGCTATCTCGTCCATGTGGCCGAAGTCCAGGACCCCCATGTGGGATAATTGGGGAAGCTGGCTGATGGTGATGTTGAAGCGCACGGCCATGTCCAGGAATAGCCCCTGGGCCTTCCGGTCCTCTGGCACGAGCCCCATTCCCAACCGGATGGCCGTCTGGGGGGAGTCAATGGTCACCGGTTGCCCGTCGATCCAGATCCGTCCCCGATCGATGGGATCAATGCCGAAGAGCGCCCGGGCCAGTTCCGTGCGGCCGGCGCCCACCAGCCCGGCCACGCCTACGATCTCGCCCCTCCGCAACTCGAAGGTGATGTCGTGCAGCACGCCCGCCTGAGACAACCCCTCCACCCGCAGGACCACATCCCCGACGGTCGTGTCGACCTTGGGATACATCTCGCCCAGCTGGCGGCCCACCATCATCCGGACCACGTCGTCGGGCCTCACCTCCTGGATCGGCTTGGTGGCGACCCATCGCCCATCGCGCAGGACGGTGACCCGATCAGCGACCTCGAAGACCTCCTCCAGCCGGTGCGTGATGAAGATGATGGAGACCCCCTGCTCTCGGAGCGAGCGCATCACGCGAAACAGGGTCTCGGTCTCCCGCTCGGTCAGCGCGCTGGTAGGCTCATCCATGACCAGGAGGTCCGCCTTCAGGGACAGCGCCTTGGCGATCTCCACCATCTGCTGTTCAGCGATGGATAGCGCCGTCAGCGGGGTCGTGGGATCCAGGCGGAGGCCGAGTTGGTGAAGCTCGCGGGCGGCCTCCTGGTAGAGGCGTCTCCAGTTCACCGTGCCGGGCAAAGCTCCGGCGGGCTCACGGCCGAGGAAGATGTTTTGGCCGACGTTCAGCGCGGAGATCAGGGCCAGCTCCTGGTGGATGATGCTGATCCCCAGCGCCTGGGCGTCGGCCGGGGTCTCGATGCGGACGGGGCGGCCGTGTAGGAGGATGCTCCCCTGGTCGGGAAGGAGGGCCCCGGTCAGGATGTTCATCAGGGTGGTTTTGCCCGCCCCGTTCTCCCCGACCAGCGCGTGGATTTCGCCTTTGGCCACCTCCAGCGTGACATCGTCCAACGCCTGCACGCCGGGGAAGGCCTTCGAGATGTGCTCCATGCGGAGCAGCGGTTGATCGCTCATCGTGGTAGCCAGCGCTCCTTGAGAGTGCGTCTGAACATTCACTTTTCGGCCCTTTCCGCAGGGACCTCCGGGCCTCTCCTCAGCGGGAGCGACGGGATTTCTGAAACACGCCCTGAGAGCGTGTCTGAAAGTTTACCGGCAAGATGTCTGAGGGTCTCCCTCAACGACTAACTCCACAGGGGGAGGTGTGGAGGGGGCCTCCCCTCCACGGAAAACCCCGCTTTTCCGGCCTGCACCTGCCTTTCTCGGCCCTTCCCGAAGGACCTAGGCCAAGGCCAGGCAGGTCGAAGGCAAAAGAGGGACTTTTTCCGGAGGGGCGGAG from Chloroflexota bacterium includes:
- a CDS encoding sugar ABC transporter ATP-binding protein; the protein is MSDQPLLRMEHISKAFPGVQALDDVTLEVAKGEIHALVGENGAGKTTLMNILTGALLPDQGSILLHGRPVRIETPADAQALGISIIHQELALISALNVGQNIFLGREPAGALPGTVNWRRLYQEAARELHQLGLRLDPTTPLTALSIAEQQMVEIAKALSLKADLLVMDEPTSALTERETETLFRVMRSLREQGVSIIFITHRLEEVFEVADRVTVLRDGRWVATKPIQEVRPDDVVRMMVGRQLGEMYPKVDTTVGDVVLRVEGLSQAGVLHDITFELRRGEIVGVAGLVGAGRTELARALFGIDPIDRGRIWIDGQPVTIDSPQTAIRLGMGLVPEDRKAQGLFLDMAVRFNITISQLPQLSHMGVLDFGHMDEIAQTYVERLDIRTPGLMQRVRNLSGGNQQKVVIARWLTLEPKILILDEPTRGIDVGAKAEIHALMGQLAQEGVGLLMISSELPEILGVSDRILVMHEGRITAELPRAEATQDAIMRAATGG